Proteins encoded together in one Lathyrus oleraceus cultivar Zhongwan6 chromosome 5, CAAS_Psat_ZW6_1.0, whole genome shotgun sequence window:
- the LOC127083806 gene encoding uncharacterized protein LOC127083806, which translates to MKKVVFEKTKKTGRNDRFLVTINIMGSSGPLRFVVNEKELVSGVIETALKSYAREGRLPVLGFNAANFLLYHPNAGFDALNPLEPIGSYEARNFVMCKKQEYSSKKEPQSELISPKSNGGWKAWLNKSFGLKILSH; encoded by the exons ATGAAAAAAGTTGTCTTTGAGAAGACCAAGAAAACAGGGAGAAACGACAGGTTTTTGGTGACTATAAACATCATGGGAAGTTCGGGTCCTTTAAGGTTTGTGGTGAACGAGAAAGAGCTTGTTTCTGGAGTCATTGAAACTGCTCTTAAATCTTATGCAAGAGAAGGAAGGCTTCCTGTTCTTGGTTTCAATGCTGCCAATTTCCTCCTTTACCATCCAAACGCAGGATTTGATG CTCTGAATCCATTGGAACCCATAGGATCTTATGAGGCAAGAAACTTTGTGATGTGCAAAAAGCAGGAGTACTCGTCAAAGAAAGAACCGCAATCAGAGTTGATATCTCCGAAGAGCAATGGTGGCTGGAAAGCATGGTTAAACAAATCTTTTGGTTTGAAAATCTTGTCACATTGA